One genomic segment of Hordeum vulgare subsp. vulgare chromosome 2H, MorexV3_pseudomolecules_assembly, whole genome shotgun sequence includes these proteins:
- the LOC123425393 gene encoding putative methylesterase 11, chloroplastic, whose protein sequence is MGALMSCMSSPPPSGSPPQAKRRSSASSRRGAKAAEIDEQALAAAAALVLGQRGGGGGGAFDRSASVRYAAKRQQQGPPLPRSSSTRPRSLADPELQPQQLLAKDLNTKDLETNIIVLVHGGGFGAWCWYKTMSLLEDSGFKVNAIDLTGSGINSSDTNKISSLSEYAEPLTSYLKGLDDAEKAILVGHDFGGACISHAMEKFPSKVAKAVFLCATMLTNGHSALDIFQQQMDTNGMLQKAQELVYSNGKDRPPTAINIDKALVRDLLFNQSPAKDVSLASVSMRPIPFAPITEKLMLTEGNYGSVRRFFVETTEDSAIPLSLQQSMCMANPPEKVLRLRGSDHAPFFSRPQALHKTLVEIATLPRPQAS, encoded by the exons ATGGGCGCTCTCATGTCCTGCATGTCCAGCCCGCCCCCCTCCGGCTCCCCGCCGCAGGCCAAGCGGCGCTCGTCCGCCTCCTCCCGCCGCGGCGCCAAGGCCGCGGAGATCGACGAGCAGGCGCTGGCCGCCGCCGCGGCGCTCGTGCTggggcagcgcgggggaggaggcggcggcgcgttcGACCGGTCCGCGTCCGTGCGGTACGCCGCGAAGCGGCAGCAGCAGGGCCCGCCGCTGCCCAGGAGCTCCAGCACGCGCCCGCGCTCGCTCGCCGACCCCGAGCTCCAGCCGCAGCAGCTCCTCGCCAAG GATTTGAATACCAAAGATTTGGAAACCAACATCATTGTTCTTGTTCACGGAGGTGGGTTTGGTGCTTGGTGTTGGTACAAGACCATGTCACTTCTTGAAGATAGTGGGTTCAAAGTCAATGCTATTGACTTAACAGGCTCCGGGATTAATTCTTCTGATACAAACAAGATTAGCAGTCTTTCAGAGTATGCTGAGCCACTTACATCTTACCTTAAGGGCCTAGATGATGCTGAAAAG GCTATCTTGGTTGGACATGATTTTGGGGGTGCTTGCATATCCCATGCGATGGAGAAGTTTCCATCGAAAGTTGCGAAGGCTGTTTTCCTGTGTGCAACAATGTTGACAAATGGACATAGTGCTCTTGATATCTTCCAACAACAG ATGGATACAAATGGTATGCTCCAGAAGGCACAGGAATTAGTATACTCCAATGGCAAGGACCGGCCTCCCACCGCAATCAACATCGACAAGGCTTTAGTAAGAGATCTATTATTCAACCAAAGTCCTGCCAAG GATGTATCCTTGGCTTCGGTGTCCATGAGACCTATCCCCTTTGCCCCTATTACGGAGAAACTCATGTTAACAGAAGGGAACTACGGATCTGTGCGACGATTCTTTGTTGAGACAACAGAGGACAGCGCAATACCTCTTTCTCTTCAGCAGAGCATGTGTATGGCTAACCCACCGGAGAAGGTTCTGCGGTTGAGAGGGTCAGACCACGCACCTTTCTTCTCGAGGCCGCAAGCGTTGCACAAAACACTGGTAGAGATAGCAACCCTGCCGCGACCACaggcatcatga